From one Streptomyces sp. Q6 genomic stretch:
- the purQ gene encoding phosphoribosylformylglycinamidine synthase subunit PurQ translates to MTARIGVVTFPGSLDDRDTQRAIRLAGAEPVALWHKDKDLKQVDAVVLPGGFSYGDYLRAGAISRFSPVMETLIDQAKAGLPVLGICNGFQVLTEAHLLPGAMLGNDHRHFICRDQKLRVENATTAWSSEYEAGQEIHIPLKNMDGRYVADERTLDELEAEGRVVFRYLDFNPNGSLRDIAGITNAAGNVVGLMPHPEHAVEPLVGTGRTDGLPFFTSILKKLVAAS, encoded by the coding sequence GTGACCGCTCGTATTGGCGTCGTCACCTTTCCCGGTTCCCTCGACGACCGGGACACGCAGCGCGCGATCCGTCTCGCGGGTGCGGAGCCTGTCGCTCTCTGGCACAAGGACAAGGATCTGAAGCAGGTCGACGCGGTCGTCCTGCCGGGTGGATTCTCCTACGGCGATTACCTTCGCGCGGGCGCCATTTCGCGCTTCTCGCCGGTGATGGAGACGCTCATCGACCAGGCGAAGGCGGGCCTGCCCGTCCTCGGCATCTGCAACGGGTTCCAGGTCCTCACCGAGGCCCACCTGCTCCCCGGCGCGATGCTCGGCAACGACCACCGGCACTTCATCTGCCGGGACCAGAAGCTGCGGGTCGAGAACGCCACGACCGCCTGGTCGTCCGAGTACGAGGCGGGCCAGGAGATCCACATCCCGCTGAAGAACATGGACGGACGCTACGTCGCCGACGAGCGCACGCTCGACGAGCTGGAGGCGGAGGGCCGGGTCGTCTTCCGGTACCTCGACTTCAACCCGAACGGCTCGCTCCGTGACATCGCCGGCATCACCAACGCGGCGGGCAACGTCGTGGGTCTGATGCCGCACCCGGAGCACGCCGTGGAGCCCCTCGTCGGGACCGGCCGCACCGACGGCCTCCCCTTCTTCACCTCGATCCTCAAGAAGCTGGTCGCCGCCTCATGA